The following are from one region of the Coffea eugenioides isolate CCC68of chromosome 2, Ceug_1.0, whole genome shotgun sequence genome:
- the LOC113761943 gene encoding trafficking protein particle complex subunit 1-like isoform X1, translating into MQFFGGSEISPSPPVPTAAGNNAHMLYVFNRNGVCLLYREWNRPLKTLSPQQDHKLMFGLLFSLKSLTAKMDPTSADKGNLGVPQLPGQGCSFHSFRTNTYKLSFMESPSGIKIILVTHPRTGDLRESLKYIYNLYVEYVVKNPLYSPGNPIRSDLFNSTLDQYVRGLG; encoded by the exons ATGCAATTTTTCGGAGGATCCGAGATCAGTCCATCGCCGCCGGTCCCGACTGCAGCGGGGAATAACGCCCACATGCTATACGTGTTCAACAGGAATGGAGTATGTCTGCTGTACAGGGAATGGAATCGGCCACTTAAGACTCTCAGCCCCCAGCAGGATCACAAGCTCATGTTCGGTCTCCTCTTCTCTCTTAAATCCTTGACTGCCAAAATGGATCCAACTAG CGCTGATAAAGGAAATCTTGGAGTGCCACAATTACCTGGACAGGGATGTTCGTTCCACAGCTTCCGCACTAATACTTACAAACTTAGTTTCATGGAGAGTCCATCTGGGATTAAG ATCATCCTGGTAACTCATCCTAGGACAGGTGATTTAAGGGAATCCCTCAAGTACATATACAACTTGTATGTCGAGTACGTTGTCAAGAATCCACTGTACTCACCCGGAAATCCAATTAG AAGTGATCTATTTAATTCAACTCTTGATCAGTATGTTAGAGGCCTTGGATGA
- the LOC113761943 gene encoding trafficking protein particle complex subunit 1-like isoform X2 has product MQFFGGSEISPSPPVPTAAGNNAHMLYVFNRNGVCLLYREWNRPLKTLSPQQDHKLMFGLLFSLKSLTAKMDPTSADKGNLGVPQLPGQGCSFHSFRTNTYKLSFMESPSGIKIILVTHPRTGDLRESLKYIYNLYVEYVVKNPLYSPGNPIRGSFRCFISSCTLIHWC; this is encoded by the exons ATGCAATTTTTCGGAGGATCCGAGATCAGTCCATCGCCGCCGGTCCCGACTGCAGCGGGGAATAACGCCCACATGCTATACGTGTTCAACAGGAATGGAGTATGTCTGCTGTACAGGGAATGGAATCGGCCACTTAAGACTCTCAGCCCCCAGCAGGATCACAAGCTCATGTTCGGTCTCCTCTTCTCTCTTAAATCCTTGACTGCCAAAATGGATCCAACTAG CGCTGATAAAGGAAATCTTGGAGTGCCACAATTACCTGGACAGGGATGTTCGTTCCACAGCTTCCGCACTAATACTTACAAACTTAGTTTCATGGAGAGTCCATCTGGGATTAAG ATCATCCTGGTAACTCATCCTAGGACAGGTGATTTAAGGGAATCCCTCAAGTACATATACAACTTGTATGTCGAGTACGTTGTCAAGAATCCACTGTACTCACCCGGAAATCCAATTAG GGGATCTTTCCGTTGCTTCATATCCAGTTGCACTCTCATTCATTGGTGTTAA
- the LOC113761943 gene encoding trafficking protein particle complex subunit 1-like isoform X3 produces the protein MQFFGGSEISPSPPVPTAAGNNAHMLYVFNRNGVCLLYREWNRPLKTLSPQQDHKLMFGLLFSLKSLTAKMDPTSADKGNLGVPQLPGQGCSFHSFRTNTYKLSFMESPSGIKIILVTHPRTGDLRESLKYIYNLYVEYVVKNPLYSPGNPISDLFNSTLDQYVRGLG, from the exons ATGCAATTTTTCGGAGGATCCGAGATCAGTCCATCGCCGCCGGTCCCGACTGCAGCGGGGAATAACGCCCACATGCTATACGTGTTCAACAGGAATGGAGTATGTCTGCTGTACAGGGAATGGAATCGGCCACTTAAGACTCTCAGCCCCCAGCAGGATCACAAGCTCATGTTCGGTCTCCTCTTCTCTCTTAAATCCTTGACTGCCAAAATGGATCCAACTAG CGCTGATAAAGGAAATCTTGGAGTGCCACAATTACCTGGACAGGGATGTTCGTTCCACAGCTTCCGCACTAATACTTACAAACTTAGTTTCATGGAGAGTCCATCTGGGATTAAG ATCATCCTGGTAACTCATCCTAGGACAGGTGATTTAAGGGAATCCCTCAAGTACATATACAACTTGTATGTCGAGTACGTTGTCAAGAATCCACTGTACTCACCCGGAAATCCAATTAG TGATCTATTTAATTCAACTCTTGATCAGTATGTTAGAGGCCTTGGATGA
- the LOC113760922 gene encoding UDP-glycosyltransferase 88B1-like, with protein sequence MGSNPTIVLYPSPGMGHLVSMVELGKFTLNHHPGLAVTILVVNPPYNTAASTAAYMNRISATTPSITFHHLPSPPLDPDSYPSLEALHFELLRLSNPHVHQALHSISLTAGISAFIIDFFCTCALSVATNLGIPTYYFFTSGANCLALLLYLPTLHQSTNKSFKDLDELLHVPDLLPIPPRDMPVPLLERTSPEYAFFLDVATQLAKSSGILVNTFESLEHNILKSISHGKYVPDGPTPPVFSLGPLIASDNGKGGGAAGVHECLKWLDMQPSRSVVFLCFGSLGQFPAEQLKEIAIGLERSEQKFLWVVRSPPSEDKTSRFQTPPAPDLDLLLPHGFLDRTKGRGFVVSSWAPQVDVLNHGSVGGFVTHCGWNSVLEAVCAGVPMVGWPLYAEQKLNRLFLVEEMKLALPMDESTEGGFVKAAEIEKRVRGLMDSEEGKVIRETAQAKKEEAKQAMADGGSSIVALAKLVESWRKLE encoded by the coding sequence atggggAGCAATCCTACAATAGTTCTGTATCCATCTCCAGGCATGGGTCACCTGGTTTCCATGGTAGAGTTGGGTAAGTTCACTCTCAACCACCACCCTGGATTGGCTGTTACTATTCTCGTTGTGAACCCGCCATACAACACCGCAGCCTCCACTGCTGCTTACATGAATCGCATTTCTGCCACCACCCCTTCCATCACTTTCCACCACCTGCCCTCCCCGCCTCTTGACCCTGACTCTTACCCCTCCTTGGAAGCTCTCCACTTCGAGCTACTTCGACTCAGCAACCCTCATGTTCACCAAGCTCTGCACTCCATCTCCTTGACAGCTGGAATCTCTGCATTCATCATCGACTTCTTTTGCACCTGTGCCCTCTCTGTTGCTACCAACCTTGGAATCCCGACTTATTACTTCTTCACTTCCGGCGCTAATTGTCTCGCTCTCCTCCTTTACTTACCCACGCTCCACCAATCAACAAACAAAAGCTTTAAAGACCTGGACGAACTTTTACATGTTCCTGATTTACTGCCGATACCACCACGAGACATGCCAGTTCCTTTGCTGGAAAGAACGTCTCCTGAGTATGCATTTTTCTTAGATGTTGCGACGCAATTGGCAAAATCGTCCGGGATCCTAGTCAACACGTTCGAATCGCTCGAACATAACATCTTGAAATCAATCTCTCATGGAAAGTATGTTCCGGATGGCCCCACTCCGCCTGTTTTCAGCTTAGGACCTCTGATTGCATCAGACAACGGGAAAGGTGGAGGTGCAGCAGGTGTGCATGAATGTTTGAAATGGCTGGATATGCAACCAAGTCGAAGCGTTGTATTCTTGTGCTTTGGGAGCTTGGGTCAATTTCCAGCTGAGCAACTGAAAGAGATAGCCATCGGGTTGGAGAGGAGCGAGCAAAAGTTCCTGTGGGTGGTGCGCAGTCCGCCTTCTGAGGACAAAACCAGCCGCTTTCAAACTCCACCCGCCCCAGATCTGGATTTGTTGCTTCCCCACGGGTTTTTGGACCGGACAAAGGGTAGGGGTTTCGTGGTGAGTTCTTGGGCGCCGCAGGTGGATGTGTTGAATCATGGGTCGGTGGGTGGGTTTGTGACCCACTGTGGGTGGAACTCAGTGTTGGAAGCAGTCTGTGCGGGTGTGCCTATGGTGGGGTGGCCACTTTATGCTGAGCAGAAGCTGAATAGGCTGTTCTTAGTTGAGGAGATGAAGTTGGCCTTACCAATGGATGAAAGTACGGAAGGTGGGTTCGTGAAAGCGGCTGAAATCGAGAAGCGAGTTAGGGGGTTGATGGATTCGGAGGAAGGAAAGGTGATCAGGGAAACAGCCCAGGCAAAGAAGGAGgaagcaaagcaagcaatgGCTGATGGGGGCTCATCCATTGTGGCATTGGCCAAATTGGTAGAATCCTGGAGGAAGCTGGAGTAA
- the LOC113762477 gene encoding 3-isopropylmalate dehydratase small subunit 3-like, with the protein MVASASIIPSNPTATAKFPTTSTAATTSLSPPSSLKFASISPNYPSTKPLISHSALPHFQHKPLSAITPPNASTTPPPTVTASIFHGICYVVGDNIDTDQIIAAKYLTLVLSNPEEYKKLKSYALTGLPSSYQARFVEPDQFKSNYSIVIGGDNFGCGSSRKHAPVALGAAGVAAVVAESYARIFFKNSVATGEIFLFSFWVLGGYFS; encoded by the coding sequence ATGGTGGCTTCAGCTTCAATCATCCCATCAAACCCAACCGCCACCGCCAAATTTCCCACCACCTCAACCGCTGCCACCACCTCTCTCTCCCCACCCTCCTCCCTCAAATTCGCCTCAATTTCGCCAAACTATCCCTCCACTAAACCCCTCATTTCCCATTCTGCTCTTCCCCATTTCCAACACAAGCCCCTTTCCGCCATCACTCCCCCCAACGCCTCCACCACTCCTCCTCCCACCGTCACCGCTTCCATTTTTCATGGCATCTGCTACGTTGTCGGCGACAACATAGACACTGACCAAATCATTGCCGCCAAGTATCTTACCCTGGTCCTCTCCAACCCGGAAGAATACAAAAAGCTCAAGTCCTATGCTCTAACCGGACTTCCCTCTTCCTACCAGGCCCGTTTTGTTGAACCGGATCAATTCAAATCGAATTACTCCATCGTCATCGGTGGTGACAATTTCGGATGTGGGTCGTCTCGTAAGCACGCCCCGGTGGCGCTAGGCGCGGCAGGAGTGGCAGCGGTGGTGGCGGAATCTTATGCGAGGATTTTCTTCAAGAATTCTGTGGCGACTGgagaaatttttttgttttcattttgggtTTTGGGTGGGTATTTCTCATAG
- the LOC113762500 gene encoding pentatricopeptide repeat-containing protein At5g52850, chloroplastic-like, whose amino-acid sequence MSWRNALRLSHRTGPHNFEETCSKIVSYCNKQLLKEGICVHSPIIKAGFQDNLWISNNLLALYSKCYGVDHARHFFEEMPYKDVVSWSGLLSAYVKDGCYEEALELYDLMKFSGECPNEYTLSIVIRACSALRDCDQGTKVQACATKNGFDSNPVLTSSLIDMYSKCDKKEAAQKIFMNMRNGDTVSWTTMISSFIQEGSWITALRLFICMIKREIQPNEYTYAKILSACGGLTYLNSGRLVHARMLVLGIRLNLVLKTALTDMYARCKRMEDAMKVSKQTLEQDTVLCTTLLSGFCHNLEIKEAVDAIQQMVAHGITPNSYTYAVVLNGCSLALTLQLGIQFHSRVIEIGLENNVSVGNALIDMYLKCSGGIIDAFKVFEQIRSPNIISWTSLIAGFVEHGLGYEAFQAFEKMQLVE is encoded by the exons ATGTCATGGCGAAATGCCTTGAGGCTTTCACACAGGACAGGACCACACAATTTCGAAGAAACCTGCTCAAAGATTGTATCATATTGCAATAAACAATTACTGAAAGAGGGCATTTGTGTCCACAGCCCAATTATCAAAGCGGGTTTTCAAGATAATTTATGGATCAGCAATAACTTGCTCGCTCTATATTCAAAATGCTATGGAGTTGATCATGCACGCCACTTCTTTGAGGAAATGCCATACAAGGATGTTGTGTCCTGGTCTGGATTGTTGTCTGCTTATGTCAAAGATGGTTGCTACGAGGAAGCTCTTGAGCTGTATGATTTGATGAAGTTTTCTGGGGAATGCCCAAATGAGTATACACTTTCGATTGTGATCAGGGCCTGCTCAGCTCTTCGGGATTGTGACCAAGGAACTAAAGTCCAGGCCTGTGCAACAAAGAATGGTTTTGATTCAAATCCTGTTTTAACTAGCAGTTTGATTGATATGTACTCTAAATGTGATAAAAAAGAAGCAGCACAGAAGATATTCATGAATATGCGGAATGGTGACACTGTTTCTTGGACAACTATGATCTCTTCATTTATCCAAGAGGGGAGCTGGATTACTGCGCTGCGACTCTTCATATGCATGATCAAACGAGAAATTCAACCAAATGAATACACGTATGCAAAAATTTTGAGCGCATGTGGTGgtcttacttatttaaattcTGGGAGATTAGTCCACGCCAGGATGTTAGTCTTGGGCATTCGGCTGAATTTGGTTTTGAAGACAGCTCTTACTGACATGTATGCAAGATGTAAGAGAATGGAAGATGCTATGAAGGTCTCAAAGCAAACTCTTGAGCAAGATACAGTTCTATGCACAACACTATTGAGTGGCTTTTGCCATAACTTGGAGATCAAGGAGGCTGTTGATGCAATACAGCAGATGGTGGCCCATGGGATCACTCCAAATAGTTATACATATGCTGTAGTCTTGAATGGCTGCTCATTAGCTCTGACATTGCAATTGGGGATACAATTTCACTCAAGGGTTATTGAGATTGGTTTGGAAAATAATGTTTCTGTTGGAAATGCACTCATTGATATGTATTTGAAATGTTCTGGTGGAATAATTGACGCTTTTAAAGTATTTGAACAAATAAGGTCACCAAACATCATCTCTTGGACTTCCTTGATTGCTGGCTTTGTTGAACATGGTCTTGGATACGAGGCTTTTCAAGCATTTGAAAAGATGCA GCTTGTGGAATGA
- the LOC113763474 gene encoding pentatricopeptide repeat-containing protein At5g52850, chloroplastic, giving the protein MNIGHDIVVANALVGAYAGLHMVDDAWRIIGEMHHRDVITYTSIASKLNQLGLFEMALEVISYMQEDNIEMDGFTLSTVLSASASLGAILQGKQLHCYAIKSGFSGWTSVSNGLIAFYGKCGCMHDVKRAFDEACQPDVVSWNSLIFSLAVSGHFSSALSTFEDMKLAGVRPDSTTILAVLSACRRCGLVDMALEYFHSTREANDAVPELEHYVCLVDLLGRAGRMQEAMAIIETMPFRPDALIYKTMLNACKIHSDVPLGEEMASRGLELEPCNPAFYLLLADMYENSGKSDLRENLRMMKERGIIQKDYSNSWMEKSNMVPLLIAGYVPS; this is encoded by the coding sequence ATGAACATTGGCCATGATATAGTTGTGGCGAATGCTCTTGTTGGTGCCTATGCTGGACTCCATATGGTTGATGATGCATGGCGTATAATAGGTGAAATGCATCATAGAGATGTTATCACATATACAAGCATAGCGAGCAAACTTAACCAATTAGGACTTTTTGAAATGGCTTTGGAGGTGATCAGTTACATGCAAGAAGATAACATTGAGATGGATGGGTTTACCCTGTCCACTGTCTTGTCAGCATCAGCCAGCTTAGGTGCAATACTGCAGGGGAAGCAACTTCATTGTTACGCTATTAAATCTGGCTTCAGTGGCTGGACCTCAGTCTCAAATGGTTTGATTGCTTTTTATGGCAAATGTGGGTGCATGCATGATGTAAAGAGAGCCTTTGATGAAGCTTGTCAGCCAGACGTAGTCTCATGGAACAGCTTGATTTTCAGCCTAGCAGTTAGCGGTCACTTCTCCTCTGCTCTCTCCACTTTTGAAGACATGAAGTTAGCAGGAGTTAGACCTGATTCCACAACAATATTGGCGGTTCTATCTGCTTGCAGACGTTGTGGTTTGGTTGATATGGCTTTAGAATATTTTCATTCTACTAGAGAAGCAAATGATGCAGTCCCAGAATTAGAGCATTACGTTTGTTTGGTTGACCTACTAGGCAGAGCTGGCAGGATGCAGGAGGCAATGGCTATAATAGAGACGATGCCTTTCAGGCCTGATGCATTGATCTACAAAACAATGTTGAATGCCTGCAAAATACATTCAGATGTACCCCTTGGTGAAGAAATGGCAAGTCGAGGTCTTGAACTTGAACCTTGTAATCCAGCATTTTATTTGCTTCTTGCAGACATGTATGAGAACTCCGGCAAATCTGACCTAAGAGAGAACCTGCGCATGATGAAAGAGAGAGGCATAATACAGAAAGATTATAGCAATAGCTGGATGGAGAAAAGCAACATGGTCCCTCTGTTAATTGCTGGATATGTACCATCTTAA
- the LOC113761053 gene encoding probable NADH dehydrogenase [ubiquinone] 1 alpha subcomplex subunit 5, mitochondrial, which translates to MFLRRVARPLMMMAKVKETTGIVGLDVVPNAREVLISLYSKTLVEIKAVPEDEGYRKAVESFTRHRLKVCREEEDWESIEKRLGCGQVEELIEEAKDELKLIGHMIEWKPWGIPDDYECEVIENDAPVPKHIPLHRPGPLPEEFYRTLEAVSTNTLEDAVSCSKKDEPAIASGEQQSK; encoded by the exons ATGTTTCTGCGGAGGGTGGCTCGGCCGTTAATGATGATGGCGAAGGTGAAGGAGACGACGGGGATCGTAGGGCTAGATGTTGTGCCAAATGCTAGGGAGGTTTTAATCAGTCTGTATAGCAAAACCCTAGTGGAGATCAAGGCCGTCCCCGAGGATGAAGGATATCGTAAGGCTGTGGAAAGCTTCACCCGCCACCGGCTCAAGGTGTGCCGGGAGGAAGAGGACTGGGAATCGATCGAGAAGCGTCTGGGTTGCGGCCAGGTCGAAGAGCTTATTGAAGAGGCTAAGGATGAACTCAAGCTCATCGGCCACATGATCG AGTGGAAACCATGGGGTATCCCAGATGATTATGAATGTGAAGTTATCGAAAATGATGCTCCAGTTCCAAAGCATATACCCTTGCATCGACCTGGTCCTCTTCCTGAAGAGTTTTATAGGACGCTTGAGGCCGTTTCTACCAACACTTTGGAAGATGCTGTTTCATGCTCAAAGAAAGATGAGCCTGCAATTGCATCTGGCGAGCAGCAATCTAAGTAG